One Paralichthys olivaceus isolate ysfri-2021 chromosome 21, ASM2471397v2, whole genome shotgun sequence genomic window carries:
- the LOC138405999 gene encoding flagellar attachment zone protein 1-like isoform X1, whose translation MPKNKSKRVPDSEKLFEDLLEAKQKLDSENLNLAHENASLKMAMSCKEATWRKEKESMQNADYERLKEELELDLKDAKKELRIQEKEYRSLSNRNQSQQTEIHKIRRDLKQKCNQVNELEYSIKQREQVIDSTVHEKQALDKQITELTTKLKAMGSKVLQNEPNRQTEIKALKDQLSREQAEKEAGFLQIKALKDELSREQAEKKAGFLQIKALKDELSREQAEKEAGFIQIKALKDELSREQAEKKASLIQIKAMKDELSREQAEKKASLIQIKALKDELSREQAEKKAGSNGIKALKDELSREQAEKKASLIQIKALKDELSREQAEKKAGSNGIKALKDELSREKAEKQAGFIQIKALKDELSCEQAEKQAGSNKIKELERLLKVTEEKWVTKHEARIVHTDQMIASLTSQNMALEAINQKLICMQQAIETRILQNKTEWETKVDALEDHLSCEQAEKEAGFLKIKELEKLVSDTEQMWAAKHEADIKMLILKQIKLQELALMTDKDKAKREKEQKKAKKEAEKRLKKELKEKRKQEKR comes from the exons atgccgaagaacaagtcaaaaagg gtgccagactcTGAGAAACtatttgaggacctccttgaagCAAAGCAAAAGTTGGATTCTGAGAATTTgaatctggctcatgaaaatgccagtctaaAGAtggccatgtcctgcaaagaagctacatggcggaaggaaaaggagagcatgcagaatgcagactATGAAAGACTCAAGGAGGAACTAGAGCTCGATCTCAAGGATGCCAAGAAGGAGTTGAGGATCCAAGAGAAGGagtacaggtccttgagtaatCGCAACCAAAGCCAGCAGACAGAGATCCataagatcagacgtgacctgaaGCAAAAGTGCAACCAGGTGAATGAGCTGGAGTATTCCATCAAACAGAGGGAGCAGGTGATCGACAGCACTGTGCATGAGAAACAGGCGCTGGACAAGCAAATCactgagctcacaaccaagctcaaagctatggggtcaaaagttctccagaatgAGCCTAACCGGCAgacagaaatcaaggctctgaaggaccagctcagccgtgagcaggcagagaaggaggctggcttccttcaaatcaaggctctgaaggacgagctcagccgtgagcaggcagagaagaaggctggcttccttcaaatcaaggctctgaaggacgagctcagccgtgagcaggcagagaaggaggctggcttcattcaaatcaaggctctgaaggacgagctcagccgtgagcaggcagagaagaaggctagcctcattcaaatcaaggctatgaaggacgagctcagccgtgagcaggcagagaagaaggctagcctcattcaaatcaaggctctgaaggacgagctcagccgtgagcaggcagagaagaaggctggctccaatggaatcaaggctctgaaggacgagctcagccgtgagcaggcagagaagaaggctagcctcattcaaatcaaggctctgaaggacgagctcagccgtgagcaggcagagaagaaggctggctccaatggaatcaaggctctgaaggacgagctcagccgtgagaaGGCAGAGAAGCAGGCTGGCTTCATTCAAATCAAGGCTCTAAAGGACGAGCTCAGctgtgagcaggcagagaagcagGCTGGCTCCaataaaatcaaggagctggagagactgctcaaggtcacagaagagaagtgggtgaccaagcatgaggccagaattgtccataCGGATCAAATGATCGCCAGTCtgaccagtcagaatatggcactggaagccatcAACCAGAAGCTGATCtgcatgcagcaagccatcgagacaaggatcctccagaacaagactgagtgggagacgaaagttgacgctctggaggaccatctcagttgtgagcaggctgagaaggaggctggcttcttaaaaatcaaggagctggagaaactggtcagcgatactgagcagatgtgggcggccaagcacgAGGCCGACATAAAGATGCTCatcctgaaacagatcaagcttcag gaactggccttgatgaccgataaggacaaggcaaagagagaaaaggagcaaaagaaagcaaagaaagaggcagaaaagagGCTAAAGAAAgagctgaaagagaagaggaagcaagagaagagatag
- the LOC138405999 gene encoding flagellar attachment zone protein 1-like isoform X2: MPKNKSKRVPDSEKLFEDLLEAKQKLDSENLNLAHENASLKMAMSCKEATWRKEKESMQNADYERLKEELELDLKDAKKELRIQEKEYRSLSNRNQSQQTEIHKIRRDLKQKCNQVNELEYSIKQREQVIDSTVHEKQALDKQITELTTKLKAMGSKVLQNEPNRQTEIKALKDQLSREQAEKEAGFLQIKALKDELSREQAEKKAGFLQIKALKDELSREQAEKEAGFIQIKALKDELSREQAEKKASLIQIKAMKDELSREQAEKKASLIQIKALKDELSREQAEKKAGSNGIKALKDELSREQAEKKASLIQIKALKDELSREQAEKQAGSNKIKELERLLKVTEEKWVTKHEARIVHTDQMIASLTSQNMALEAINQKLICMQQAIETRILQNKTEWETKVDALEDHLSCEQAEKEAGFLKIKELEKLVSDTEQMWAAKHEADIKMLILKQIKLQELALMTDKDKAKREKEQKKAKKEAEKRLKKELKEKRKQEKR; the protein is encoded by the exons atgccgaagaacaagtcaaaaagg gtgccagactcTGAGAAACtatttgaggacctccttgaagCAAAGCAAAAGTTGGATTCTGAGAATTTgaatctggctcatgaaaatgccagtctaaAGAtggccatgtcctgcaaagaagctacatggcggaaggaaaaggagagcatgcagaatgcagactATGAAAGACTCAAGGAGGAACTAGAGCTCGATCTCAAGGATGCCAAGAAGGAGTTGAGGATCCAAGAGAAGGagtacaggtccttgagtaatCGCAACCAAAGCCAGCAGACAGAGATCCataagatcagacgtgacctgaaGCAAAAGTGCAACCAGGTGAATGAGCTGGAGTATTCCATCAAACAGAGGGAGCAGGTGATCGACAGCACTGTGCATGAGAAACAGGCGCTGGACAAGCAAATCactgagctcacaaccaagctcaaagctatggggtcaaaagttctccagaatgAGCCTAACCGGCAgacagaaatcaaggctctgaaggaccagctcagccgtgagcaggcagagaaggaggctggcttccttcaaatcaaggctctgaaggacgagctcagccgtgagcaggcagagaagaaggctggcttccttcaaatcaaggctctgaaggacgagctcagccgtgagcaggcagagaaggaggctggcttcattcaaatcaaggctctgaaggacgagctcagccgtgagcaggcagagaagaaggctagcctcattcaaatcaaggctatgaaggacgagctcagccgtgagcaggcagagaagaaggctagcctcattcaaatcaaggctctgaaggacgagctcagccgtgagcaggcagagaagaaggctggctccaatggaatcaaggctctgaaggacgagctcagccgtgagcaggcagagaagaaggctagcctcattcaaatcaaggctctgaaggacgagctcagccgtgagcag gcagagaagcagGCTGGCTCCaataaaatcaaggagctggagagactgctcaaggtcacagaagagaagtgggtgaccaagcatgaggccagaattgtccataCGGATCAAATGATCGCCAGTCtgaccagtcagaatatggcactggaagccatcAACCAGAAGCTGATCtgcatgcagcaagccatcgagacaaggatcctccagaacaagactgagtgggagacgaaagttgacgctctggaggaccatctcagttgtgagcaggctgagaaggaggctggcttcttaaaaatcaaggagctggagaaactggtcagcgatactgagcagatgtgggcggccaagcacgAGGCCGACATAAAGATGCTCatcctgaaacagatcaagcttcag gaactggccttgatgaccgataaggacaaggcaaagagagaaaaggagcaaaagaaagcaaagaaagaggcagaaaagagGCTAAAGAAAgagctgaaagagaagaggaagcaagagaagagatag